GCAGGCGCAGGACCTGACGGGCCGCGAACCAGTGTTTGCCGCCCTGTTCCAGCGCCTCGGCCAGTTGGCCCGTGGCTGGCCCCATGACGCCGTCCTCGGCAATGGGAACGTAGTGATCCAGTTCAGCTTCCCCCACGGTGTTCATGGCCCGCTGCATCTGGCGCACGGCCCGCGCCGGGCCCATGTTCACGGCCCCGTCATACAGGGTCACGGCCAGGGGCAGGGGAAGGCCGCCGCAGCCGAGCTTGTCCCAGAAGTGTTTCTTGAACAGGGCGGCGGCCTGCGCCCTGGTGCAGGCGCGGATGTCGTCGCCGTCCACGTCGCCGTCCATGTCCATGTCAAGGCTGGCATAGCCGCACCTTGGGGTGCGCGCGTCGGAGCAGCCGTCACAACTGTGGGCCTGGCGCAGGCAGTCCTCGCGGGCTTGCCGGGCAAGGTCCTGAACCCAGCGCAGCGAAACGCCGTAATTGGTCAGGCCGCCGGGATCAGCGGGATGGTCGGAAAGGCCGCCTTCCCATCGGGCGGTGAAGTCGTGGGCTTTTTGAAAAAATGCGGTCATGGCATGTCTCCCGGTCATGATGGCTGTGAGCGTTGCGCCTCCAGCATCGGCGGCGTGGGTACAACATGCCAAAAAGGCGGCTCAGCGTAAGACTGAACGGGTTCAGCACCGCTATTTCACCGATTGGCGCGGGTCAGAACTGTTCAGACCCCCCTTTCAGGTCAAAAATGGAATTAAAAAAGCCCGCAATTTCGCGGGCTTATAAATATTTTTACCTGTGTAGTTTGTCTTTTTTGCTATTTATTGCAGGTGGTTATCCTGATTTTCCTTTTGCGGACCCATCTCCTTGAACTCGTGGAGCAAATAGCCCTGCGCCGGAGCGGAGGCCACTTTTTTGAGGATTTTCCAGACCTGACGGTCGGACAACCCGTGCCGCCGGGCCAGGCAGGACACGGCAGCGGTGCTGCTTTTGCCCTGCGCGGTATGGCGGGAAAAGGTCTCAATGATCTCCTGCTGGCGCAGTTTTGTGAGCACGGAAGAACAGCGCGGCACATACAGCGGGGTTCCGCCAAAGGCTGTCACCAGTTTGGCCGCGCAGCGTTTTCCCAAACGACGACACAGGGGGTGGTGGCGATCGGCGGGCAGGACGGCGGGCACACGGATGGTCTGCCCGCCATAGGTATCGAGCAGCCGCCAGAGGTCGTCTAGCCGCCCGTTTTTCTGCCCGCCCAGAGCGTGCCATATTTGCCGCATGTTTTCGGGCAGATGCTCCAGCAGTTGCTGCCAGCGTTTTTTCTGATCCGCCTTTTGCAA
This DNA window, taken from Desulfovibrio sp. 86, encodes the following:
- a CDS encoding Mor transcription activator family protein translates to MYASSACGTAPARVHPAASTANAASPPPGKTQRPTASGGRRAWGQALQKADQKKRWQQLLEHLPENMRQIWHALGGQKNGRLDDLWRLLDTYGGQTIRVPAVLPADRHHPLCRRLGKRCAAKLVTAFGGTPLYVPRCSSVLTKLRQQEIIETFSRHTAQGKSSTAAVSCLARRHGLSDRQVWKILKKVASAPAQGYLLHEFKEMGPQKENQDNHLQ
- a CDS encoding glycoside hydrolase family 108 protein; translated protein: MTAFFQKAHDFTARWEGGLSDHPADPGGLTNYGVSLRWVQDLARQAREDCLRQAHSCDGCSDARTPRCGYASLDMDMDGDVDGDDIRACTRAQAAALFKKHFWDKLGCGGLPLPLAVTLYDGAVNMGPARAVRQMQRAMNTVGEAELDHYVPIAEDGVMGPATGQLAEALEQGGKHWFAARQVLRLRDTFYRDLAARRPSMQVFLAGWRNRVKALNQYLAELEREDG